A part of Microbulbifer sp. MI-G genomic DNA contains:
- the xthA gene encoding exodeoxyribonuclease III: MKAVSFNVNSIRTRLHQMQALVDSHQPDIIGLQETKVTDEEFPVDAIRDLGYEVIYYGQKTHYGVALLSRLPFIDRDYGFPKDAPNAQRRLVMGKFDIGGPEPLTVINGYFPQGENRNHPLKFPAKQKYYADLQTYLQTTCKPQAPVLVIGDMNISPTDLDIGIGESNRKRWLRDGKCSFLPEEREWLQRIQNWGLVDTFRAKNPQTDDVFSWFDYRSRGFDRDPKRGLRIDLILASNSMMKNCIGTGIDYDIRAMERPSDHAPVWAEFKL; this comes from the coding sequence ATGAAAGCCGTATCCTTTAACGTAAACAGTATTCGCACACGCCTGCACCAGATGCAGGCACTGGTAGACAGCCATCAGCCAGACATTATTGGCTTGCAGGAAACCAAGGTTACCGACGAGGAGTTTCCGGTGGACGCGATCCGGGATCTGGGTTATGAAGTGATCTACTATGGCCAAAAGACTCACTACGGCGTTGCCCTGCTCTCGCGCCTGCCGTTTATCGATCGGGACTATGGCTTTCCCAAAGATGCGCCCAATGCCCAACGCCGCCTGGTGATGGGTAAATTCGATATCGGTGGCCCGGAACCGCTCACTGTGATCAATGGCTATTTTCCTCAGGGAGAGAACCGTAACCACCCACTCAAGTTTCCGGCTAAACAGAAGTACTATGCAGATCTGCAAACGTACCTGCAGACCACCTGCAAACCGCAAGCGCCGGTATTGGTGATTGGTGATATGAATATTTCCCCCACAGATCTGGATATCGGTATTGGCGAATCCAACCGCAAACGCTGGCTGCGCGACGGTAAATGCAGCTTCCTGCCAGAGGAGCGCGAATGGTTGCAGAGAATCCAGAACTGGGGTCTGGTAGATACCTTCCGTGCAAAAAATCCACAAACCGATGATGTTTTCAGCTGGTTTGACTACCGCAGCCGCGGGTTCGACCGCGACCCCAAGCGGGGCCTGCGTATCGACTTGATTCTGGCTAGCAATTCCATGATGAAAAACTGTATTGGCACTGGCATTGACTATGATATTCGCGCAATGGAGAGACCCTCGGACCATGCCCCTGTATGGGCAGAGTTCAAGCTCTAA
- a CDS encoding bile acid:sodium symporter family protein: MESGPMISIGLPIALFIIMVGIGMTLTVRDFHHVAVRPRGLLLGTIIQIIFLPFVAFTLCWALSLPAEIAVGLVIIAACPGGTTSNLFTLLARGNVALSIVLTVSASLITILSLPFFTNYALRTYFGAEQEIVLPFVRTVAMLSVIVLLPVVLGMLVRAWNPSLASRAESIVSIFGALVLLILVVQLVWGMRERIGELMSQAGPSVILLNLSGIFLGLVFSRIGGLPLRDGLAVATELGIKNGTIGLMVTLTLLHSREMSIPSAVYGVVMFPVGMLLVLYGRKKAREVREVGVKEVGEAG; encoded by the coding sequence GTGGAATCAGGACCCATGATCTCGATTGGTTTACCCATTGCACTGTTCATTATTATGGTTGGTATAGGGATGACCCTGACGGTCAGGGATTTCCACCATGTCGCTGTCAGGCCCAGGGGCTTACTACTTGGTACCATCATACAGATTATATTTTTACCATTTGTGGCCTTTACCCTTTGCTGGGCGCTCAGTCTACCTGCTGAGATCGCAGTGGGTCTGGTGATTATAGCGGCATGTCCTGGGGGGACGACCTCTAATCTGTTTACACTGCTCGCACGCGGCAATGTTGCGTTGTCCATCGTTCTGACAGTATCTGCGAGTTTGATTACCATCCTGAGTCTGCCTTTTTTTACCAATTACGCTTTGCGTACCTATTTTGGTGCTGAGCAGGAAATTGTTCTGCCCTTTGTCAGGACAGTGGCCATGCTATCGGTTATTGTTTTGTTGCCTGTGGTACTCGGCATGCTGGTACGGGCCTGGAACCCGTCTCTTGCCAGTCGCGCCGAGAGTATTGTCAGTATTTTTGGTGCACTGGTATTGTTGATTCTGGTAGTGCAGCTGGTGTGGGGAATGCGTGAGCGCATTGGCGAACTCATGTCGCAGGCGGGGCCCTCGGTTATCCTGCTGAACCTTTCGGGGATATTTTTGGGGCTGGTATTCAGTCGTATCGGTGGCCTCCCCCTGCGCGATGGCCTGGCGGTGGCGACAGAACTGGGTATCAAAAATGGTACCATCGGCCTGATGGTAACCCTGACGCTTCTGCACTCCAGAGAAATGTCGATACCCTCTGCGGTATATGGTGTGGTGATGTTTCCAGTGGGTATGCTGCTGGTACTATATGGTCGCAAAAAGGCTCGCGAGGTGAGAGAGGTGGGGGTTAAGGAAGTCGGAGAAGCTGGGTAA
- a CDS encoding pilin produces the protein MPIIDVASASGLARACSQEAADPGDPSSGTPPTPSKPAGGLYGYNLTGKYVSCTQATAQGTDSCEIRATFVTEGVNDKIAGKHITLTYTVSNGNWVCTLDLEDSVLPKSCSNAWQ, from the coding sequence GTGCCGATCATTGATGTAGCCAGTGCTTCCGGCTTGGCCAGAGCCTGCAGCCAGGAAGCGGCGGACCCAGGGGACCCTTCTTCCGGCACACCTCCAACGCCATCAAAGCCGGCTGGTGGCTTGTATGGCTACAATCTGACAGGAAAGTATGTATCGTGCACACAGGCCACAGCACAAGGTACAGACAGCTGTGAGATAAGGGCAACCTTTGTCACAGAGGGGGTCAATGATAAGATAGCCGGAAAGCACATTACGCTGACTTATACAGTGTCAAATGGTAACTGGGTGTGCACTTTGGATCTGGAGGATTCTGTATTGCCAAAGAGCTGTTCCAACGCTTGGCAGTAA
- a CDS encoding FMN-dependent NADH-azoreductase, whose protein sequence is MMAKLLTIQSSIFQVEGQSSLLAAKYVQNWKTENPRGEVISRDLVAEPIPHLTLAHYQAFNTPQEQRSLEQQAMVHYSDILIKEISAAETVVMGVPMYNFTIPSTLHTYFDHIARAGVTFRYTDNGPQGMLVNKKVIVFAARGGFYGDDHAQSAFLRQFLGFVGMTDVEFIYIEGLAVAGEAKEKNLAAANRRITELS, encoded by the coding sequence ATGATGGCAAAGCTACTCACTATCCAATCCAGTATCTTTCAGGTAGAGGGTCAATCCTCCCTGTTGGCCGCAAAATACGTGCAGAACTGGAAAACGGAGAATCCCCGTGGAGAAGTGATCAGCCGCGACTTGGTGGCAGAACCGATACCGCACCTGACCTTGGCGCACTATCAAGCATTCAATACACCACAGGAACAGCGCAGCCTAGAGCAGCAGGCAATGGTCCATTATTCGGATATTTTGATTAAAGAAATTTCTGCCGCTGAGACCGTGGTAATGGGAGTACCTATGTACAACTTCACTATTCCATCCACGTTGCACACCTATTTCGATCATATTGCCCGCGCCGGTGTTACCTTTCGCTATACCGATAATGGCCCCCAGGGGATGCTCGTGAACAAAAAAGTTATCGTCTTTGCGGCTCGCGGCGGCTTCTACGGTGATGATCATGCGCAAAGCGCATTTTTGCGTCAGTTTCTGGGGTTTGTGGGCATGACCGATGTGGAGTTTATTTACATTGAAGGGCTGGCTGTTGCCGGGGAGGCGAAAGAAAAGAACCTGGCAGCGGCAAACAGGCGTATTACCGAACTCTCCTGA
- a CDS encoding site-specific integrase, producing the protein MDKEQSPARLRDTLVTGSTIGAQEKLPREKKVQDYLRASTSDNTRKAYRSAIRQFEKWGGRLPTNNQVLVRYLLSRAEVLNSRTLDLHLTAIGQWHQYQGMSNPVTDPLVQKAMQGIRRTHGKPKQKAKALSMQHLAAMAGHLRSQVASKKKARDLALLLTGFFGAFRRSELVAIQVSDLIWEEEGLIIRLPKSKTDQSGEGILRALPYGDAQVCPASALKHWLKIAAITEGPVFRAVNRWDTVQPQQLNATAINDLLKKLGLACGFDFVDQISSHSFRRGLSTAAAREKVSFELIKKQGGWKSDAVVWGYIEEGQQFSDNASSILMKKMAELLR; encoded by the coding sequence ATGGACAAAGAACAATCCCCTGCCAGACTTCGAGACACGCTTGTCACCGGAAGCACCATTGGCGCACAAGAAAAGCTCCCTCGGGAGAAAAAAGTCCAGGATTACCTGCGCGCCTCCACCTCAGATAACACCCGAAAGGCCTATCGGTCCGCCATTCGCCAGTTTGAAAAGTGGGGAGGCAGGCTTCCTACCAACAACCAGGTACTGGTGCGCTATCTGCTTAGCCGCGCTGAGGTGTTAAATTCCCGCACCCTCGACCTGCATCTCACTGCCATTGGGCAATGGCACCAGTACCAGGGCATGTCCAATCCGGTGACCGACCCGCTGGTACAAAAAGCCATGCAGGGCATAAGGCGTACCCATGGTAAGCCCAAGCAAAAAGCCAAGGCACTCAGTATGCAGCATCTGGCCGCGATGGCCGGCCACCTGCGCAGTCAAGTGGCATCCAAGAAGAAAGCCCGGGACCTCGCTTTACTCCTGACCGGTTTCTTCGGTGCCTTTCGGCGCAGTGAACTGGTGGCAATACAGGTGTCCGACTTGATATGGGAAGAGGAAGGATTAATCATACGCCTGCCCAAATCCAAAACAGACCAGAGTGGTGAGGGGATTTTACGTGCCCTCCCCTATGGCGATGCACAGGTTTGCCCCGCCTCAGCACTTAAGCACTGGTTGAAAATTGCTGCCATCACAGAGGGGCCCGTATTCCGTGCGGTCAATCGCTGGGATACTGTTCAGCCGCAACAGCTAAACGCCACTGCCATTAATGACTTGCTGAAAAAGCTTGGCCTTGCCTGTGGCTTTGACTTTGTCGATCAGATCAGCAGCCACAGCTTTCGACGCGGCCTTTCGACCGCCGCGGCGCGCGAAAAAGTGAGTTTTGAATTGATCAAGAAGCAGGGTGGCTGGAAAAGCGACGCTGTTGTCTGGGGATATATTGAAGAAGGGCAACAGTTTTCCGACAATGCCTCCTCAATATTAATGAAAAAGATGGCAGAGCTTCTTCGATAG
- a CDS encoding flavodoxin family protein yields MTLNKKQLAECESSSWDFSDLNALFLNCTLKPTPELSHTDGLINISREIMQRNGVHTQVLRPVDHDIASGVYPDMTEHGWRNDEWPQIYQQVEKADILVIGSPIWLGEKSSICTQTIERLYANSSDLNDQGQYAYYGRVGGCLITGNEDGAKHCAMNILYSLQHLGYVIPPQADAAWVGEAGPGPSYLDPGSGGPQNDFTNRNTTFMTWNLMHLARMIKDAGGIPAHGNQRSRWDAGCKPDFPNPDYR; encoded by the coding sequence ATGACACTCAACAAAAAACAGCTGGCCGAGTGCGAATCCAGCTCTTGGGATTTTTCCGATCTCAACGCTCTGTTCCTGAATTGTACATTAAAGCCAACTCCGGAACTTTCCCATACCGATGGCTTGATCAATATCTCCCGCGAGATCATGCAGAGAAATGGAGTTCATACACAGGTACTGCGACCGGTGGATCATGACATCGCTTCTGGAGTTTACCCCGATATGACCGAGCACGGCTGGAGAAATGACGAATGGCCGCAGATTTACCAGCAGGTAGAAAAAGCTGACATACTGGTCATCGGCTCGCCTATCTGGCTCGGTGAAAAATCATCCATCTGCACTCAAACCATCGAGCGACTCTATGCCAACTCTTCCGACCTGAACGATCAGGGCCAATATGCCTATTACGGTCGTGTTGGCGGCTGCCTGATTACTGGAAACGAAGATGGCGCCAAGCACTGCGCCATGAACATTCTCTATTCTCTGCAACATTTGGGCTATGTAATCCCACCACAAGCAGATGCCGCCTGGGTAGGAGAAGCAGGCCCTGGCCCCTCCTACCTGGACCCCGGTTCCGGAGGTCCGCAAAATGATTTCACCAACCGCAATACCACCTTTATGACCTGGAACCTGATGCATCTGGCCAGGATGATCAAAGATGCAGGCGGCATACCAGCCCATGGTAACCAGCGCTCCCGTTGGGATGCCGGTTGCAAGCCGGACTTCCCCAACCCCGATTACCGTTAG
- the csrA gene encoding carbon storage regulator CsrA, giving the protein MLILKRRPGENLRIGKNVSVIVLEITGNQVRVGIKAPKSLPVHREEVYLRIQKERARDNGKPLPVASPRGEGLP; this is encoded by the coding sequence ATGTTGATTCTAAAACGCCGGCCAGGCGAGAATCTCAGAATTGGAAAAAATGTCTCCGTCATAGTATTGGAAATTACGGGTAATCAGGTCAGGGTGGGTATCAAGGCCCCAAAATCCCTGCCGGTACACCGGGAAGAGGTGTATCTGCGCATCCAAAAGGAGCGGGCGCGGGACAATGGAAAGCCTTTGCCAGTGGCTTCTCCCCGTGGGGAGGGTCTGCCATAG
- a CDS encoding zinc metalloprotease produces the protein MQFSCRTLFFGKALAFCALTTPLAVDAQSSKALDNANHNANFLRCGTKHPTTKAAVMKERHLSNLRGKPGGGDGGSGYIPRPAGSVSVDVHFHVITDNSNNGAVSSGDINNQMNILNAAFAETPFTFNLVSTTTTANDSWFNLNSGSTEETAMKSALRVGGAGDLNIYAANIGGGLLGWATFPSSYASSPVRDGVVVLTGSLPGGDSAPFNEGDTLVHEVGHWLGLYHTFQGGCNGDGDFVADTPAERSPANGCPAGRDSCTKGKNADGLDPIHNFMDYTYDACMFEFTNGQSNRADELSNIYRGL, from the coding sequence ATGCAATTCTCTTGTCGAACCCTTTTCTTCGGCAAAGCGCTGGCGTTTTGTGCACTCACTACACCTCTGGCTGTCGATGCACAAAGCAGCAAAGCCCTTGACAACGCAAATCACAATGCCAATTTTCTTCGCTGCGGCACCAAGCACCCGACTACGAAAGCAGCTGTGATGAAAGAACGTCACCTCAGCAACCTGCGAGGCAAGCCGGGTGGTGGTGATGGTGGCAGCGGCTATATACCCCGCCCTGCAGGCTCTGTTTCAGTCGATGTGCATTTTCATGTAATCACCGACAACAGCAATAACGGTGCAGTTTCAAGCGGTGATATCAACAACCAAATGAACATCCTGAATGCCGCTTTTGCAGAAACCCCATTCACATTCAATCTGGTTTCTACAACCACTACAGCAAATGACAGTTGGTTTAACCTGAATTCTGGTTCCACAGAGGAAACCGCCATGAAATCTGCTCTGCGTGTAGGCGGTGCAGGGGATCTCAACATTTATGCTGCAAACATCGGCGGAGGCCTGCTGGGCTGGGCAACCTTCCCCAGCAGCTATGCCTCCAGCCCCGTTCGCGATGGCGTGGTAGTATTGACCGGCTCATTACCCGGTGGCGATTCCGCACCATTTAACGAAGGGGATACACTGGTGCATGAGGTGGGCCATTGGCTCGGCCTGTATCATACATTCCAGGGGGGATGTAATGGCGATGGTGATTTCGTCGCCGATACACCGGCGGAAAGATCGCCGGCAAACGGTTGCCCTGCAGGTCGTGACTCCTGCACAAAGGGTAAAAATGCCGATGGCCTGGACCCCATCCACAATTTTATGGACTATACCTATGATGCCTGTATGTTTGAATTTACCAATGGGCAGTCCAATCGCGCTGACGAGTTAAGCAATATCTATCGCGGCCTTTAA
- a CDS encoding carboxy terminal-processing peptidase: MLTNRTAALFFSFLLIGPLSTTAQGDIEHLAPEKGQGGTAREIVSKLEMLHYNKLKVGDKMSESLWNEYIDALDPTKSYFLASDINEFRAWQNRMDDQLRAGDVKAGFEIYNRFRLRMSTRLDKILSQLDKSLPPFNFDRNESLELDREESKWPESASVADDLWRKRLKSSVLSLRLTGKTDEEIRDLLVRRYKGQQKRLQQQNSDDVFELYMNSLTRLYDPHSNYLSPRSLENFNMSMSLSLEGIGAVLQADEEYTKVARLVAGGPADRTGKIKPNDKIVGVGQDKEGEMVDVVGWRLDDVVDLIRGKAGTYVRLETIPTGGDGTHKTILIKRSKVKLEDQAAKKAVFEFSDGKKNYKVGVINLPTFYIDFDAYRRRDPNYKSTTRDVAKLLTELKEENVDGIILDLRNNGGGSLQEATMLTDLFIDQGPVVQIRHANEQISRHNRSRSRAMYRGPLLVLINRLSASASEIFAGAIQDYNRGLVVGNQSFGKGTVQTMAPLKEGQLKITQSKFYRVSGDSTQHAGVKPDILMPQMINAESVGESAYDTALPWDRIHAVPHAKYLNLKSLIPSLISKHNKRTESDPDFIFLRDQFKFESERSDKKYISLNEVMREHEREAVNQRLLSMENRRRSAKGLEPYKDFEAYEESESEEVAAIGGPVEIKLEKDPVLNEAGYIMADFIGLSDKASKAPPQVANF; encoded by the coding sequence ATGCTTACCAATCGGACCGCCGCACTCTTTTTCAGCTTCTTATTGATTGGCCCGCTTTCCACAACCGCTCAAGGGGATATTGAGCACCTTGCGCCAGAAAAGGGCCAGGGTGGTACAGCCAGGGAAATCGTCAGCAAATTGGAAATGCTGCACTACAACAAACTCAAGGTTGGCGACAAAATGTCAGAGAGCCTGTGGAACGAATACATCGACGCACTGGATCCTACCAAAAGCTACTTTTTGGCCTCTGATATCAATGAGTTTCGTGCATGGCAAAACAGGATGGATGACCAGCTGCGTGCCGGTGATGTAAAAGCGGGCTTTGAGATCTACAACCGTTTTCGTCTGCGTATGAGCACCCGCCTCGATAAAATCCTCTCACAACTGGATAAGAGCCTCCCTCCCTTTAACTTTGACCGCAATGAGTCTCTGGAGCTGGACCGCGAAGAAAGTAAATGGCCTGAATCCGCCAGTGTCGCCGATGACTTGTGGCGCAAACGGCTCAAGAGTAGTGTGCTGAGCCTGCGGCTCACGGGTAAAACCGACGAAGAAATTCGTGACCTGCTGGTACGCCGTTACAAAGGCCAGCAAAAACGTCTGCAACAGCAAAACAGCGATGACGTATTTGAACTCTACATGAATTCACTGACACGTCTCTACGACCCACACAGCAACTACCTTTCCCCGCGCTCCCTGGAAAACTTCAATATGAGCATGTCCCTCTCCCTGGAGGGAATCGGTGCGGTTTTGCAGGCAGACGAGGAGTACACCAAGGTAGCCCGACTGGTAGCCGGCGGGCCCGCTGATCGCACTGGCAAGATCAAACCCAACGACAAAATCGTGGGCGTCGGCCAGGACAAGGAGGGAGAGATGGTGGACGTGGTCGGTTGGCGTCTCGACGATGTGGTTGACCTCATCCGTGGCAAGGCCGGCACCTACGTGCGGCTTGAAACCATCCCCACCGGTGGTGATGGCACCCACAAGACCATCTTGATCAAGCGCAGTAAGGTAAAACTGGAGGATCAGGCAGCCAAGAAGGCGGTATTTGAATTCTCCGATGGCAAAAAGAATTACAAAGTCGGCGTGATTAACCTGCCCACTTTCTATATCGATTTCGACGCTTATCGCCGCCGCGATCCCAATTACAAAAGTACTACCCGCGATGTGGCCAAGTTACTGACAGAATTAAAAGAGGAAAATGTTGACGGCATTATTCTGGACCTGCGCAATAATGGTGGCGGTTCCCTGCAGGAGGCCACCATGCTCACCGATTTGTTTATCGATCAGGGCCCGGTGGTGCAGATCCGCCACGCCAATGAACAGATTTCACGGCACAACCGCTCCCGTTCGCGGGCCATGTATCGCGGACCGCTATTGGTACTGATCAACCGCCTCTCGGCCTCCGCATCGGAGATCTTTGCCGGTGCCATCCAGGACTATAACCGCGGATTGGTAGTGGGCAACCAGTCTTTCGGCAAGGGTACCGTGCAAACCATGGCTCCCCTCAAGGAAGGCCAGCTGAAAATCACCCAGTCCAAATTCTACCGTGTTTCCGGTGACAGCACCCAGCATGCCGGTGTAAAACCGGATATCCTCATGCCGCAAATGATTAATGCTGAAAGTGTGGGGGAAAGTGCCTATGATACCGCCCTGCCCTGGGATCGCATCCACGCCGTCCCCCATGCAAAATATTTGAACCTCAAAAGCCTGATTCCCAGCTTGATCAGCAAACACAATAAACGCACTGAGTCGGACCCGGACTTTATTTTTCTGCGCGACCAATTCAAGTTCGAAAGCGAACGCAGTGATAAAAAATACATCTCCCTCAACGAAGTCATGCGCGAGCATGAAAGAGAGGCGGTGAACCAGCGTCTGCTGTCTATGGAAAACCGTCGCCGCAGTGCCAAAGGCTTGGAGCCCTACAAGGATTTCGAAGCCTATGAAGAGAGTGAATCTGAGGAAGTGGCCGCTATTGGTGGTCCAGTTGAAATCAAGCTGGAAAAAGACCCCGTTTTGAACGAAGCCGGCTATATAATGGCGGACTTTATCGGACTGTCCGATAAAGCCAGCAAGGCCCCGCCTCAAGTCGCCAATTTCTAA
- a CDS encoding DNA-binding protein, whose product MARIGVTYLDIAQAANAIKARDEEPTVDRVRTQLGTGSKSTIAPLLKRWRSETASNTDVSGLPRDLVEALKKLHQHIQGDADQRIEQNQQEHQKQQNAQLSQLAQAREAEAKQSARVRELEQKLSLAEADRRSLRQAVEEKQAALEKCEYQRQEAVTRIEEQKNTIKEMKLENRDIREHFEHFQENIANDRQYERDQFHTASEQLKEQIAALTEQLSLAEHKFSELNLLYNQGQVLVTELNHEKQEMHEQIGAVQAKREALQQQNAEQGRQLESKMAEVANLQAQIVRLQGNNSAFCKESQLQRQSLDKLESELAAAQDRLEQLLDENRMLLQEKAIIQGQFKQLESSLESR is encoded by the coding sequence ATGGCACGAATAGGGGTTACCTACCTGGATATCGCACAGGCAGCCAACGCCATAAAAGCCCGCGATGAGGAGCCCACTGTTGACAGGGTGCGTACCCAGTTGGGCACCGGCAGCAAAAGTACCATTGCGCCTCTCCTTAAGCGTTGGCGCAGCGAAACCGCCAGCAATACAGACGTCAGCGGGTTACCCAGGGATCTGGTAGAAGCGTTGAAAAAGCTGCATCAGCACATTCAGGGGGATGCCGACCAGAGAATCGAGCAAAACCAGCAGGAGCACCAGAAACAGCAGAATGCACAGTTATCTCAACTGGCTCAGGCCCGTGAGGCCGAGGCAAAACAGTCCGCCAGAGTGCGCGAACTGGAGCAGAAGCTCTCATTAGCTGAAGCAGATAGACGCAGCCTCAGGCAGGCTGTGGAAGAGAAGCAGGCGGCATTGGAGAAATGCGAGTATCAGCGCCAAGAGGCTGTCACCCGCATTGAAGAACAAAAGAACACCATCAAAGAAATGAAGCTTGAGAATCGTGATATCCGTGAACATTTCGAGCACTTTCAGGAAAACATCGCCAATGATCGCCAGTATGAGCGCGATCAGTTCCACACAGCCAGTGAGCAATTAAAAGAACAGATAGCTGCACTCACCGAGCAACTGTCGCTGGCAGAGCATAAGTTTAGTGAGCTGAACCTGCTCTACAACCAGGGGCAGGTCCTTGTCACGGAGCTGAATCACGAAAAACAGGAGATGCACGAGCAAATTGGTGCAGTCCAGGCAAAAAGGGAGGCCCTACAGCAGCAAAATGCAGAGCAGGGCAGGCAGTTGGAGAGTAAAATGGCGGAAGTTGCCAATTTACAAGCCCAGATTGTCCGCCTGCAAGGCAACAACTCGGCTTTTTGCAAAGAATCCCAGCTGCAGCGACAGTCACTGGATAAATTGGAATCTGAATTGGCGGCAGCACAGGATCGACTGGAGCAATTACTGGATGAAAATCGCATGCTCCTGCAAGAAAAAGCGATCATTCAAGGGCAGTTTAAACAGTTGGAAAGCTCTCTGGAATCGCGTTAA
- a CDS encoding IS5 family transposase (programmed frameshift): MEITAQQYKIIEDFLPLQRGNVKISNLQVLNAILYIAEHGCKWRGLPMKFGRWHSVYMRANRWAKQGVLDRVFLALQENNVINIQVDHISLDSTAVKVHPDGTGAFKKNGPQSIGKSRAGWTTKIHMVAADHNRAVVFSLSPGQAGDAPEGRKLLKSLENCGWDGAKVIMDKAYEGNETRQLVFDLGMEPVVPPKSNRMSTWKYDVEAYKKRNEVERLFRRLKGFRRIFSRFDKLDVVFTFFIHFALIADTLISVNRP; encoded by the exons ATGGAAATTACAGCGCAACAATACAAAATTATCGAAGATTTTCTGCCCCTCCAGCGCGGCAACGTGAAAATATCCAACTTACAAGTGCTGAACGCCATTCTTTACATAGCCGAGCATGGTTGTAAATGGCGAGGTCTGCCGATGAAATTCGGCCGTTGGCACAGCGTCTACATGCGGGCGAATCGTTGGGCCAAACAAGGTGTACTGGATAGGGTCTTTCTGGCCCTCCAGGAAAATAATGTGATCAATATCCAGGTCGATCATATCTCTCTTGATTCTACGGCTGTTAAAGTTCATCCAGATGGTACTGGCGCGT TTAAAAAAAATGGTCCTCAATCTATCGGCAAATCACGAGCAGGATGGACCACCAAGATTCATATGGTTGCAGCCGACCACAACCGCGCCGTAGTATTTTCTCTGTCACCGGGGCAGGCTGGAGACGCTCCGGAGGGCCGAAAGCTGCTGAAAAGCCTTGAGAACTGCGGTTGGGATGGTGCCAAAGTGATCATGGACAAGGCCTACGAGGGTAATGAAACCCGGCAGTTGGTATTCGATCTGGGCATGGAACCTGTCGTGCCACCGAAGAGTAACCGAATGAGCACCTGGAAATACGACGTGGAGGCGTACAAAAAACGAAATGAAGTGGAGAGGCTGTTTCGACGCCTGAAGGGCTTCAGAAGAATTTTCTCTCGTTTTGACAAACTGGATGTCGTTTTCACATTTTTTATTCACTTTGCGCTTATTGCCGATACTTTAATTAGTGTGAACAGGCCCTAG